The genomic stretch CTTAATGAACAATGTTATCGTTATAGACAACCTCTTTCTTATCTTCTCTTATTCACTCTTTTAACAGAAACGAATATAGCCACCTTTATATTCTCCGTCGTCACTTTATTTAGTTAGCCAAGTTTTCATTATCCATGAAATGAACGGAACATATACGAGGTGTAGTTTCGTTACCTAATGACACAATAATGCCAAGATTCTGCAACATTTTGACGGAGTAAGTCTTCATCGATAACATCTACTAGATGAAAGCTCACAAGGACCATTAAGACAGCTGAGCTAATGAGCGACGAACACAATATGCACTTATGTGGTTAGCAATGAATAAAGTTTGTAGGAGGAAATTAATGAAGGAAAATAATTTACTACATCTTGGTTATCTAACCCACCACACAAAGGACCAACAAACCGAGTAGCCACGCCAATAAGCGAACAAGAGCCATGCAAACACCCCTCAACCAATCCGCCTGGTCATAACAACCCCTAAAAACAATTATGTGGTTGTTCCAACAAAtaccaaacacaacatcaacttaACCTTCCCATAGAAACCATTTAGTTGACATATCATATTACTATAATAGCGACTAACAACACAAGTTTGAATAACTCTCCCGTATAACAaggaattaattttattatttcctTTAAACATATATTTTCAATAAATTTACCTATGGATCGGTCTTGGGTCAACAATGTGGTGATTATTATCGTGTCTAGTCGTTTTTCAAGTTCGGGTTAAAAAGACGGGTTATTTCCAATTTATTTTCGAGCGGGTTTGAGTCGATTTTTTTAGTCGGGTCATCATCTTTTAACAAGTCTACGTTTACTCCATTCCTCGTTGAAGCCAATGTTTGACAAGCGATCAACAGAGAAACGGAAGCTGATGCGTGGGAAAGACAAAAAATGGCAGACATCAAATTGACAGCATCTCTTCTCACCATTTTAATGGTGTTTGCTCAAATTACACAATCAACTACAACAGATGCTAATTCAAGTAGAGTGATACAAGTAAAAGGTGGTCCAGATTCAGTAATCTGGGTGGTGCAGCTCTCTGATCTTCATTTTAGTGTTCATCATCCTCAAAGAGCTCTCGATTTCATCAACATTGTGGGTCCCACTCTTTCTTTCATCAATCCATCACTTGTCCTCATCACTGGTGATCTtacaggttttttttttttgattagtttgattgatttgattgggttttgtaaTACCCTTTTGGTTTAATTTTAatgggttttgtttgtttttgtttgttaaTTGGTAGTTGTTGATCAGTTTGATTGTATAGGGTTTGCTCCgttccgatcatttgtttacctgtTATATGTTGTGTGCCttgttgtttgtttacctttCTGTTTTGAGAATGATTTTAATGAGTAGTTTGGTCATTGCTTGTAATGCATTTTGTGGAATTGTCATTCAATAACGATAGTGATAATTGGTTCCCTCGTCACGCCTTAGTTCTTGCTTAAGATGGAGTATCCGTTTTATCTCTAAAACGGATCCAAATACTACCACATGGTGCTAATAGGGACAAAACTTTTGGCATTTCCTAGGTAAGTTGTCATGTGATTTGGTATGTATTTAGCCCGTCTTAAGGTTTAAGGTGGTGGATAcctccgtcttaaacaagaatttgtgcctTAGTTTATGTGTCATAAGCAactataaacaaatgattgggagaGAGGGAAGTTGTTGTTTGTGAAGTTTGGTGTTTGTTATTTTGTTCTCTCTTGCTTTTGGATGATGTCAATGGTTTCGCAGCGTTGGTACTTGGTATCACCCGAGCACCCGCTCTTTACATTCTTACTATTTTAACTGTCCATGTTTGCTAATCCCATATTCTGTTAGGATTGAAGCCGGGTATCGTCCTCCTTGTTTCCATTCTCACAATTCCTTAGAACGGTTGACCCAAATTCTGTAAGGAGTAGAGTCTTGTGTTGTTATCATCCCCCCTTTTATGAGTTTTTCAATTTATTCAAAGGTTCATGTTTGCCAACCGCAAATATCGTAAGGGTTTAAGCCGCATGTTGGTATCATACCCCTTGTTTTCCATTCTTAGAATTCCTTATGACTGTTCATGTTTACCCACCCCAAATTCTCTTCAGATTAAAGCCTAGAGTTGGCACCGCCCCCTATTGTTTTCCATTCTTATAATTTCTTTTAAGGGTTCATGTTCGCCTACCTGAACTCTGTTTGGATTAAAGTTACCATGCTGTTGATAAAATGTATTGAAGAACTTTGAGAGAAAGCTTCCTTTTCAATGTGATCGCCAAGATAATCACTTATCTGATACCTTTGTGGAATAGTCTGTTAGGCCCTGTTTTTTTTCTTGCTCAATTTTAGTTCCAATTCTACTCAAttcaattcagtttagttcaaataATTTCACTCCATAAGAACGGGGCCCAAGTGGAAGACTGAGAAAGCAGGTGTTTTGTTATATGCGTGGCGGCGTGGCTCTCCAGCTTGGGTGCTTGCTGAATGTTTCTTTTGCATTTGGTAGTGTTAGGGTCTCTATGTTTCCAGTGTTCAATTTGAAACAAAGAGGCTGTGTTATGTTGCTATGCAGCTCGAAACGGATATTTGTTGGCAGTGAAGTCTTTTACGAGTATAACATTTGCTTTTGGATGAGAATGCTAAAATCCCAAAACTTTTTCTCACTTCGGTTATTTTTGAAGCAATGACCAATAAGCAATTTAGAACAATGCTCATACATTTGATAGTAATCAACTACGGGATAATGGTTTATTATTGCCGTGTCTTTAGATGCGTTGCGTAATTATGCTCTGAGAATTTGATGGTGACTGCTGAACATGAATGAGGTATGAGTATTACCATATGGTACATAATTATGCTCTGAGAATTTGATGGTGACTGCTGAACATGAATGAGGTATGAGTATTACCATATGGTACACCCTTAGGGAGTATAAAGGAAGAAGTTGTTTTCAAGAGGAGTTTTGCTATAGATACCGAAAGCTAATTGTTTATAAGTGAATAACCCTTAGATTAATAGACTTGACTTAATACTGAAGGATATTCTCTCTTTTGACAGTGGCTTACATAGATTGAGAATCTATGCACAGCCGTGTAAATGAAGAGGTAGAATAAATTTCAGTGGGTAAACATATCGACATTTTCTGTTTTGTTGTGTGAATCTTCCATTTCCAATGAAGTCAAAAACTTGGTTTTTATGGTTCTGAAATATGATAGAATAAAGCAAAATGATTCACTTAACTGCCGATGTGATTCTCCAACCTCTTTGTGTTTCATCGCAGCATAGGGTTAGGATTGTGTACATTTGACCTCATCTTACCTTGCCTGAGGCGGCAGCCTTTTGACATACACACTAGGGTAATGTTGTTTCTATCATTGTTGATTTGTTGTTAGTAATGCATTTGCTGGAATAGTTTCGATAggagtttacatgaattgataagtTTTTCACAGCCAGCGGAATGAGGAGGTGGAACAATATAATTCGTTGCCTGAACAATAATCACTTTTAGTATATCATCAGTCATGCCTTAGTAACCATGTTGTTCTTTTCTGCTAGATGGAAAGAGCAAAGATTTGCTGACCATGAAACAAGATGAGCGTGAGTGGGTGGAATACCAGACTGTGATAGAAGACGTTGTCAAGAAAAGTGGACTGGACAAGGGCATCTTTTATGATCTTAGGGGGAATCATGATAATTTTGGTGTTCCACATGTTGGTGACTCGTATGATTTCTATTCAAAGTACAGTGTCAATGGCCAAGTTGGTAGAACTAGCAAAGTAAACGGTGTCACACTTCAGGTAAGCTCCTTAGTGTGTCTCATTGTGGGTAAAATCGATCATTTGGCATTGACTTTCAGGCATTAGTTGTTTTTTTACACATCTGTTTTGTTTGGATGGTGCACAACAAAGAACTACCTAAGGTCATTGAGGCTTTGGCAatatatttataccttaatatGCCTCTCATTTGAAAGATTTTTCGGCTAGAAATGTAGCTAATTATACACTAAATCACTAGCTAACTGGGAAGCTCAAAAGTCACCCAGGCTCCGATACCATTCAAAAGTACCAAATCAATGTTGGTTGAGATCCAATCAAGAATATTCCAAAGAAAGACTTGGTACCATTCGAAAGTACCCAggccccttttgtttttcacttttccttttctatttttttcgcattttgaggtgtgcgttcacccatggatggTTCCAAAGGATCATTCATGTCCGCCgatcccaaatcattttgggattaaggcccTGATGATGTTGTATTACTCCGTATCATATAAAACACTGGCATAAGCATCCGACAAGTAGAAACTTGATTGCAAATATATACATCCAATTTATTATTATAGAGTCTATGTTCACTGCAATACTGCATCATGTAGACAGGAAAGAGAAGGCATCTTTTTGTTGGGATTGACAGCACGATGGCTGTTGGCCTCAGAGGGCCAACCAATCTTTTCGGCCATCCAACAGATATACTATTAGATGAGCTGGATTCCGAACTCTCACAATGGGACACTGAGCCAACAAAACCAGTGACGAAGATTTCATTTGGGCATTTTCCGCTTTCGTTCTCTGCAACATCAGAATCTGGAAAGACGCTGAAAGATGTATTTCTCAAGCATTCAATATCAGCTTATCTGTGTGGCCATCTCCATACAAGGTTTGGAAAAAACTTGAAACGGCATCATCAGCCTGGAAATAATTCTATACAACTAAATATATATCAGACTCCCTCCCGGAGTTCTCCAAGTCCATCATCAGAAAACCAGGAATTTTGGGAGTGGGAAATGGGCGATTGGAGGAAGAGTAGAGCCATGCGCATTGTGGCCATTGATAGAGGTCACACGTCATTTGTTGACATCAGTTTGAAATCTGATTTTAAAGAAACTTTCATTTTACCCACGTTTCCACTGGATTCACGGTTGATGTGGAGATCATCCTTATCAACTGAGTATGAGCGCCAAACTGTGGACCAATCTGATTACATGACAATAAGAGCTTTGGTTTTCTCTTCAATTCCGCTCATATCCGTAGTTGCTCAAGTTTATGATTCACAATTCGGAGCTTTTGCTTCTGTTCTGGAGGCATCTATGACGAAACTTGAGTTTGACAACTCTAGAGGAGATCTCTATGCTGCACCTTGGAATTTTAAAGCTTTTGAGGATCGGAATCCCGAGAGATACTGGTTGCAAATAGAAGCGACCGATATTTATGGCAAATCTACCTTAACTGATTTAAGGCCGTTTTCAATTAATGGTGTTCGCGGGCTCCTATCCTGGACATGGAAGGAGTTTGTGGTTATGGGCTGCCAATGGGATGCATTGTATTTTCCGATACTTTGGCTTTGCCTTGGGCTTTTCCTTTCTGTTCTACTTATGCCAGTAGCAATGACTAGTGTCTCCAATAAACAATATACATTGCAGAATTTCTTGGTCAACAAAAATTTCATAAACGGTGTCGGATGGGTTTCAACAGAACTATTCAGGCTCCGTTTGGTATGGTATGGAGTTCTGGGATACCTGTTCTACATTGTTCTATTTCCATGGCTATATGGTCTAGTGTTTACCGATGGCAACGAGAGAGGGTACATGAGCTACAAGGGATGGGTAATAGCACAGCCAGATGTCGCTAGAAAATTGGAGTACATTGCATTTCCCGATATTATGGTGATTGTTATCCCACATCTGGTTTTTGTTGTTTTCCCTTCTCTTATATTAGTAACCGGGTTGGCCATGGAAAGTGAAGTCTACAGGATACATCTCTTGGCATTTTCAGGGAAGAAAGAAGACGATCATTGTGATTTAACTTCCAAGTCTTGTACTGGTAGACGGTGGATCAGGAAGtttcttatgttggtttgttTGGGCATCTTGTACAGACATTACAAGGTAAACTTTCTGCACAAGACTGCATCTCTTTTTATGGAACATATTCAGTCATGTGGTATTGTCGTGTTTGCTGTGGATGGACAAACACATTTTGTGTTGAATTGAcggttcatttttttttttcacttaaaCTTCCATCTACAGTATTAATTCTCGGTTTGAGAATTGATCTTGGAATCGGTCATCTCGACCTGATCTAATAGTCGTGACCCCGTCCTTGTTTCATTTTAGTATTTTCACCCCTACATTGTTTCTATTGCAGAGTTGCAGAGCCCTGATGAAAGCCTACGAGATGAATCCAATTCTACATTTTCCAGTTTATAGTCTCTGGATTCCGCTGCTATTAGCATATGCTCTCTACAGAACCCACAGATTGAGACCAACCCATTTAATTTAAAAACTTCACCCATTTACCCATTACTAACCCTGTAACCCACAACAATTTGAAATAAAGTAACTCCCTCAGTATATGGGCTCGACTCGTGAAATCCAAACTTCACTCCGGCTACTTTAAGGCTTGAACATGCATCATGGTCCAGAAGTCAGCAGCTCGATATAAATCGTTGGCCACAGATTCACGCTCAATTTCTGAGCAAGTCTAGGCTAGACTTCCAAATATGATGGTTGCATTGGCAAGTTGCTGGAGTTTCATGTCGACATTCAATTTGACTTGCTTGGGAATATCAATCGCTTATCTTCCTTTGATTTAAGATCAGTAGATGGAAAATTTATGTAGAAACTATTGCTGCCCTTTTGCGAGGGAGCCAATCTTTGTATACTGGACTGTAATTCAACATGAGAAATGACTGCAATTGAGAAATTCTTCTGTTTATGTTGTCACTGTTGGCGCCTTTACTCGTTGAGGAACATACAGAAAGGTATTAAATTTAGCTACTCGGACTTCTTAGATGGATCTGAGTATCTAACACGGGGCAGGTTCAAGTCTATTTGTGAAAATGTCTATTTTTGGGTTAACATTGTAAGGTTTTGAAGAAGGTTAATTGTTATTGATGATTTTCAATGAGTACAAACATACACAAGAAAGCTACCTAAGAATATTTACCttaaacctatcaaaaataaactaaggtAATTACATAAACTGGAAAGTACAATAATAGGAAAATAAAGATTACAATTAGATTAAGGAAAGACTATTTGACAGAAGTATTCCTAACACGCTCCCGCAAGACGGACGACCCAAAGGAAAGACCGATCTTGGACAACAAAGACTCAAATCGAAGGCGAGATAACGGTTTTGTAAGAGCATCAGCTAGTTGATCATTTCCAGAAATGTGTTGAACCCGAAGTCGACCTTGTTGAACTTGCTCACGAACAAAATGGAACGAAAGAGCCAAATGTTTCATTCGAGAATGAAAAACGGGATTAGCAGAATAATGAGTAGCGCTAAGGTTATCACAATAGATAACCGGTGGTGTAGAAAATGGAACACGAAGTTCAGTGAGTAGAGAATGTAACCAAATGAGTTCAGCGGAAGTAGTAGCAACGGCCCTGAATTCGGCCTCAGTAGAAGTGCAAGCTAAAGCACGCTGTTTCTTGGAGGCCCAAGAGAGTGCATTGCGACCCAGATAAGTGACAAACCCGTCGTAGAAACATAAGAATCGCGATCCCCAGCAAAATCAGCATCACAATAGGCATGGGGACGAGAGGGCGAGGAACGATAAAGTTGCAAGCCAACATGGGACGTGCCATTGAGATAACGAAGCAATCGCTTAAGAGCACTCCAATGAAGCTCGGTTGGATGTTGCATGAACTGAGCCAATTTGTTGACAGCAAAGGCAATGTCGGGCCGAGTAAATGAAATATGTTGAAGACAACCAAGTATAGCACGATAGTCGGTGGGATTTTTAATTTCAGGACTCCCATCGAGGTGTAGAGGAGGGTTCACAGCTAGGGGTGTGCTAGCCGGCTTGGACTCGAGCATGCGATGGTTGTGCAATAAGTCATGTATGTATTTAGACTGTGTCAAAAGTAGACCAGCGGGGTTTGGGGTGACTTCGACTCCTAAAAAATACGATAAGTTGCCTAAATCTTACAAAGAAAACCGTGTGGCAAGGGACTCGATAAAGGAAGACACATGAGATGAGGTGGAGCCAGTGACTATAATGTCGTCAACATAGACTAGTAAGTAAAGGGTGTGCGACGGTGTCGTGTATAaaaactgatggggcatattctccacccgctgaccgagtcaacatattgagcaaggtcaaagacaaaagacagcaagtcaacgtattagacagcctaaccgacgcagcctgtcggcctgtcactcgggtctcggctgggcaactagccagccgggagacatatccgcgtactcacatccaagacccctcggcatggagtcaacagggcccgccggcctgccatgggtccctcggccgagggtagaacagtctttccacctgctctgccacttggccactacgtgacaaaaggtgaaagtctataaatactcctcaaccctcattgaggaaaggatccgcaaataattaattaaacatactaatctggtataaacttccttatctctctacaatatactttgtgccaagtaacacacaacttaatcccttttaagtttactgacttgagcgtcggagtgagttcgctcggtaccaagccgagccctcagtttgttcattgtttcaggagaggccgaaaggaagagtcaagcaaagtcatcattctacaagcttacgtggtaacaaatctgctctggaactacacccggaacaattggcgccgtctgtggggataccatactaaaagctagttaaatcccttacaaaaaaaaaaaaacacaaaacaaaacccacccaacaagctaagaagatgtcgaaacaacaagaagtaattgtgaccgacgaaactgcattctatcAGATGACACACCACCACAATCCCGAGATTGGCGATCCCCACCGGCCGgttaattcaaccggcgtacgggatgccaataataccgtaAACACCGCGCCACCGCCATGTCAcggtcatgggacatgtggtcaaTGCGGCCAAACTAAAGCtgctcctggacctgatgggtaatacgtcgatcacccccgccgcaacgacggtgacggcagcacacccgcaggtgaccagggcccataaagtgactccgatcaACTTGACCGGAGCAATACAAGGAGCTGAGCATGCAAAGATgccggcggtgcccgtggtgtcagtggcagaccaaagtccttccccacctcgggggaggacagcgtcgccgcggcaacaacgaggccacccccgaagaaacgaagaaaggagcccgactcaccagagtcggataacaagaagcccttcccgctacggggagagaagccggactagggatgcgaggagccgatcgccgcgtgtcattcggcacgtggtcagacagcccctccatGACTACGTCCTCGAAGTTCcggtgccgaccaaactgaagctgccgtccctatcatacaaaggggacagtgacccaaccgaccacgccgaggctttcgagtcttacatgtcggtatgggagcagcctgatgagatatggtgccgagtcttcccaacaaccctgcacgggatggcccagagttggtacaaagggctacctaatggctcggtgtactgttatgccgacctgagggataatttcatagcccagtacgcttgcaacaagcgaagggtcgtggagacatcggatctcctgaatATCCGTTAGGGGGAAGACGaatccctccggagctacgtcaagaggttcgacgctaaggttcagcaaatTCGTGAACTAAACCCCGAACTGGCgaccttcgcgctgatgaaaggcctgccgAAGGGCGAtttcaaaaatgagctcatcaagtgcgaagacctcaatctagcctccgccagaaagatggccgaccgagccataaaggtggaggactaccacaagactgggtaggccacagcgaagctgggcaaccagagaggaggagccgccgggagaaCACTGACGAAGGTCGCCGTGATAATAATCGGTCACGACCTGAAAGATAtaacaggaaacagaactcggcgggcgccggggggagttcgggaccatacacccagaaacggtaccacggtctcacccccctggtcaaatcaccggccgaggtctttgccccgagcaagaatgaagggcagaagtggtcAAGGCCCCCCAAGACAAAGGCGGAGGGCGACGCAaaccaattttgcgattaccacggccagcccggccataagaccgacgactgtcggcatctgaagaacgccatcgaggagccgaTCCGAAAGGGGCCCTCGGCAAGTATGTGGGCGGCCCCCGGAatcaagctccgacggggcgaatatgAAATCGGTGTTCCagaggataggagtgatccaggtggttatcggaggtaacgagaacggagggtcagctaatgggcacaaacggcacctaaatgagctttaccaagccatcaactttgtgcccaccacaaatgatccccgcttccaccgtccccgatataaccatcggaaaggaagactacgaaggagtcgtagccccacaCAAACGACCCGCCGGTGGTCCACcttgacatagccaaccacttggttaagaggtgcctagTTGATacggcgcctacacaaacatcatgttcgaaaatgcttcctcaatctcggaTCAAGATTGAGGACTGAGCCCCTGTACCAACCCACTATACAAACTTcttggggccggcctggtaccccaggGATCAATCAAGttgccggtgatgtttggccgaaggatacggccaaaaatgtttggtccgagttcgtggtcattgatggttcgtccgcctacaatgttcttaTAGGCGattcactttgagcgaggccgatctttgtaatgtccatccgggccctgacattgatgtatgtctcggaccgaggggaggcacaaaagctcgtctcaaaggacgagaaagacgaaattgtcaatgtccaaatatctgccagagggtgtaagatgcagtccctcaaagtggcgaagaaatcagagaaggggaagagcccatccttacgacaggagagtgatccgatgagcaccaacaacgtcggcatggtcgaggggGCGAGATCgagcaagtggaaattgacccgggaCGCACCGTAATCGTCGGTGTCGGCACAGAGCCAAAGTTCGCAGCCGATCTCCGGGACCTCGCGAGGAAGAACAAAaacgtcttcgcgtactcggcGCCGAGATGCCGGgagtgagccgagaggtgatcgttcacaagtgaACGTGCTCTCCAACGCCGCCCGTCAAGcgtaagatgaggaactcctcggccgagaaagatgaggccatcaaggccgaggtggACAAACTATTAGAGCGcagctttatcatgccttgtacttaccccgagtggctagcaaatgttgtaatggtgaggaagtcatcggggggggggggggtggaggatgtgtgtggattttacaaatcttaataaagcatgtcctaaagattGCTAtaccttgcctcgaatagatagcctaatagacgcaacggcaggctacactatccgAGCCCGCGCTCGACGCCTTTTCGGgtaccatcggtattcatggccgaagaagacatgcctaagtgcgcattcatcaccatacacggcacatacatgtataaaatgatgccgttcggtttttgaaaaaacgccgcgcaacttacactagg from Silene latifolia isolate original U9 population chromosome 5, ASM4854445v1, whole genome shotgun sequence encodes the following:
- the LOC141657742 gene encoding putative metallophosphoesterase At3g03305, which encodes MADIKLTASLLTILMVFAQITQSTTTDANSSRVIQVKGGPDSVIWVVQLSDLHFSVHHPQRALDFINIVGPTLSFINPSLVLITGDLTDGKSKDLLTMKQDEREWVEYQTVIEDVVKKSGLDKGIFYDLRGNHDNFGVPHVGDSYDFYSKYSVNGQVGRTSKVNGVTLQTGKRRHLFVGIDSTMAVGLRGPTNLFGHPTDILLDELDSELSQWDTEPTKPVTKISFGHFPLSFSATSESGKTLKDVFLKHSISAYLCGHLHTRFGKNLKRHHQPGNNSIQLNIYQTPSRSSPSPSSENQEFWEWEMGDWRKSRAMRIVAIDRGHTSFVDISLKSDFKETFILPTFPLDSRLMWRSSLSTEYERQTVDQSDYMTIRALVFSSIPLISVVAQVYDSQFGAFASVLEASMTKLEFDNSRGDLYAAPWNFKAFEDRNPERYWLQIEATDIYGKSTLTDLRPFSINGVRGLLSWTWKEFVVMGCQWDALYFPILWLCLGLFLSVLLMPVAMTSVSNKQYTLQNFLVNKNFINGVGWVSTELFRLRLVWYGVLGYLFYIVLFPWLYGLVFTDGNERGYMSYKGWVIAQPDVARKLEYIAFPDIMVIVIPHLVFVVFPSLILVTGLAMESEVYRIHLLAFSGKKEDDHCDLTSKSCTGRRWIRKFLMLVCLGILYRHYKSCRALMKAYEMNPILHFPVYSLWIPLLLAYALYRTHRLRPTHLI